The proteins below come from a single Triticum aestivum cultivar Chinese Spring chromosome 5D, IWGSC CS RefSeq v2.1, whole genome shotgun sequence genomic window:
- the LOC123122833 gene encoding pentatricopeptide repeat-containing protein At5g19020, mitochondrial: protein MPSGGAPLAVFFVSSLKSGARLRHGEQLHALAAKSGLLASNPFVRNSLLAFYARLPSPEAPALAHHLFDEIPLALRDPAAHNTLLAALARAGRLDLARRMLAEMPQRDTVSYTTVLTALARAGHAEDAVAVFRGMLAQDVPPNEVTLAGMLTALAQERPPVPVGVAHGVTVRRGLDGFLIVATNLVHAYAAASQVCFAREIFEQMPYKNTVTWNAMLNGYLKTGMVHMAAEVFGRIPERDAVSWSTMIDGYIRADCASEALRAYVAMMAEVDTRGNAALLVDLIKVCARHAAVLEGQQLHTAILKDGFDAHPFVQATLIHFYGSCGRLDLARMQFKLSDKSHIASWNALMSGLLQRNLMHEARQLFDDMPERDTISWSTLLSGYVQSGHSNKALQLFYLMMDAGVEPNHVTLASTLSAVADSGTLEQGRFIHDYIISKSIQLTDNLSAGLIDMYAKCGSVADAVQLFSYVKHKLSSVSPWNAIICSLAIHGHAHTSLELFSELQSTNIKPNSVTYIGVLNACCHAGLVTEGRHHFESMRREYGIQPTIKHYGCMVDLLGRAGHLKEAENLIQMMPMKSDVVIWGSILAAARTHGNVALGEKAAEELAKIDPNHGASKVALSNIFAEAARWNNVSLVRKELQGENMERFSGSSGVVQ, encoded by the coding sequence ATGCCCAGCGGCGGCGCCCCTCTCGCCGTCTTCTTCGTCTCGTCCCTCAAGTCCGGCGCGCGCCTCCGCCACGGGGAGCAGCTCcacgcgctcgccgccaagtcGGGCCTCCTCGCCTCCAACCCCTTCGTCCGCAACTCCCTCCTCGCCTTCTACGCCCGGCTCCCCTCCCCAGAGGCGCCGGCGCTCGCCCACCACCTGTTCGACGAAATTCCCCTGGCCCTCCGCGACCCCGCCGCCCACAACAccctcctcgccgccctcgcccgcgCGGGCCGGCTCGACCTCGCGCGGCGCATGCTCGCGGAGATGCCCCAGAGGGACACCGTCTCGTACACCACCGTCCTGACCGCCCTCGCGCGTGCCGGCCATGCGGAGGACGCCGTGGCCGTCTTCCGCGGCATGCTCGCCCAGGACGTGCCTCCCAACGAGGTGACACTTGCGGGCATGCTCACGGCTCTGGCCCAGGAGAGGCCGCCGGTGCCGGTGGGTGTGGCACATGGAGTCACCGTGCGACGCGGGCTTGATGGGTTTCTCATTGTGGCCACCAACCTGGTCCATGCTTATGCGGCAGCGTCACAGGTTTGTTTTGCCCGTGAGATCTTTGAGCAGATGCCGTATAAGAACACAGTCACTTGGAATGCCATGCTTAATGGTTATCTGAAGACTGGGATGGTTCATATGGCTGCTGAGGTTTTTGGGAGGATCCCGGAAAGGGATGCGGTCTCTTGGTCGACGATGATAGATGGGTATATCCGTGCAGATTGTGCATCAGAAGCCCTGAGGGCATATGTTGCCATGATGGCTGAGGTGGACACGAGGGGCAATGCAGCGCTGCTTGTTGATTTGATAAAGGTGTGTGCTCGACATGCTGCGGTTTTAGAAGGGCAGCAACTACACACAGCCATTCTGAAGGATGGTTTTGATGCCCATCCGTTTGTACAAGCGACCCTTATCCATTTCTATGGTTCTTGTGGTCGTCTTGACCTTGCCCGGATGCAATTCAAATTATCAGACAAATCACACATTGCATCTTGGAATGCTCTCATGTCTGGTCTACTACAGAGGAATCTAATGCATGAAGCAAGGCAACTGTTTGATGACATGCCTGAGAGGGACACAATTTCATGGAGTACTTTGTTATCTGGGTATGTACAGAGTGGACATTCAAACAAGGCTTTGCAGCTATTCTACTTGATGATGGATGCTGGTGTTGAACCAAACCATGTCACCTTGGCAAGTACTCTATCCGCAGTTGCCGATTCTGGCACATTGGAGCAAGGCAGATTTATTCATGACTATATAATCAGCAAATCAATCCAACTTACAGACAACCTGAGTGCTGGACTGATTGATATGTACGCAAAGTGTGGTAGTGTCGCTGATGCAGTTCAATTATTCAGTTATGTTAAGCATAAGTTATCTTCTGTGTCTCCTTGGAATGCTATCATCTGCAGTTTAGCCATCCATGGCCATGCACACACGTCGCTTGAACTGTTCTCAGAACTACAAAGCACCAATATTAAGCCCAACTCTGTCACATACATTGGTGTCTTAAATGCATGCTGTCATGCTGGGCTGGTAACCGAAGGGAGGCACCATTTTGAGTCCATGAGGAGAGAATATGGAATCCAACCAACAATTAAACACTATGGTTGCATGGTTGATCTTCTTGGTCGAGCTGGACACTTGAAAGAGGCAGAAAATCTTATCCAGATGATGCCTATGAAATCAGATGTGGTGATATGGGGCAGCATCCTTGCAGCCGCGAGGACACATGGAAATGTAGCCTTAGGAGAAAAGGCTGCGGAAGAATTGGCCAAGATTGATCCAAACCATGGAGCATCCAAAGTGGCCTTATCTAATATCTTTGCTGAGGCTGCTCGCTGGAATAATGTGTCCTTAGTGAGGAAGGAACTCCAGGGCGAAAATATGGAGAGGTTTTCTGGAAGCAGTGGAGTTGTTCAGTAA